From Aquificota bacterium, one genomic window encodes:
- a CDS encoding DUF523 and DUF1722 domain-containing protein: protein MLTFQRPKLVLSRCFFDHVRYDGGIIIDPFVEKLKSYVDVITVCPEMDIGLGTPRQRIIVLKEAKGRKLFQPETGKDLTATMEDFANKFLLNLEEVDGFLLKSKSPSCGVGTTKLYEGDKVIGRTYGMFAQKVKENLPYIPLEDEGRLNDRRIREHFLTRVYAFADLRRLKHSFSSKALVEFHSSYKYLLMTYNQSALKKLGQIVSRVGKEPEKALKAYEEVFRSAFSKMPSPSKHANTLLHILGHISRRLNSMEKKHIIHLIQKVKHGRISCRLVVEIIRNIAYRYEEKYLLKQRYFDPFPEELLED from the coding sequence ATGCTAACTTTTCAAAGGCCAAAGCTTGTGCTTAGCCGATGTTTTTTTGACCACGTTAGGTATGATGGTGGCATCATAATAGACCCTTTTGTAGAAAAGCTAAAAAGCTACGTGGATGTTATAACCGTATGTCCAGAGATGGATATAGGCCTTGGAACACCAAGGCAGAGGATAATAGTTTTAAAAGAAGCAAAGGGCAGAAAACTTTTCCAGCCAGAAACGGGCAAGGACCTTACGGCTACCATGGAAGATTTTGCCAATAAATTCCTTTTAAACTTAGAAGAAGTTGATGGCTTCCTTCTAAAGAGTAAATCACCTTCCTGTGGTGTTGGGACTACAAAGCTTTATGAAGGGGATAAGGTAATAGGAAGAACTTATGGTATGTTTGCGCAAAAAGTTAAAGAAAATTTACCATATATACCTTTAGAAGACGAAGGAAGACTGAATGATAGAAGAATAAGAGAACATTTTTTAACAAGAGTTTATGCCTTTGCAGACCTTAGACGTTTAAAACATAGCTTTTCATCAAAAGCTCTCGTAGAATTTCATAGTTCCTATAAGTATCTCCTCATGACATACAATCAAAGTGCGTTGAAAAAACTGGGACAAATAGTATCAAGAGTTGGCAAAGAACCAGAAAAAGCGTTGAAGGCTTACGAAGAAGTCTTTCGTAGTGCTTTTAGTAAGATGCCTTCACCTTCAAAGCATGCCAATACCCTTTTACATATATTAGGACATATTAGCAGAAGATTAAATTCTATGGAAAAGAAGCACATAATACATCTCATTCAAAAAGTAAAGCATGGGCGCATAAGCTGCAGGCTTGTGGTAGAGATAATAAGGAACATAGCTTATAGATATGAGGAAAAATATCTTCTAAAACAGAGAT